A single genomic interval of Croceibacter atlanticus HTCC2559 harbors:
- a CDS encoding NAD(P)H-hydrate dehydratase: protein MKLFTAKQLHEADQLTIKNQSLTSTELMERAGTLVFNQIHQRIQGAQMEIKIFCGIGNNGGDGLVIARHLLEHGYNVKAFVVNYSDKRSKDFLINYDRYKELTNKWPELLKSEDDFPVLTHNDFIVDAIFGIGLNRPLVPWVANLVKHINASRAFTLAIDVPSGLFVDEATKSLDEVIKANFTIAFQSAKLPFFLADTGAFVGDLDVIDIGLDRQYLMETPSQMQLINKAEAQQLYKPRHKFSHKGTFGHVLIIGGSYGKIGATVLATKACLKSGVGMVSAFIPRCGYQVLQTSVPEAMVFTDASDYELTDIDCPTDMTVIGFGIGAGTSDNTIQEFERLLEKTERPMVIDADGINMLSKKNELLQHIPKKSILTPHPKELKRLIGEWNDDFEMLAKAKSFSKKHDVILVCKNAHTISVYHDDIYINNTGNQGMATAGSGDTLTGMLSGLIAQDYDPVVAAVFGVYLHGAAGDIAVNRTGFQSLTASDLIDTLGMAYIDLFQQEAPQQQDA, encoded by the coding sequence ATGAAACTTTTCACGGCAAAACAACTTCACGAAGCAGACCAATTAACCATAAAAAACCAATCCTTAACCTCTACGGAGTTAATGGAACGCGCTGGTACTTTAGTGTTTAACCAAATACACCAGCGTATACAAGGTGCGCAAATGGAAATAAAGATATTTTGCGGTATAGGAAATAACGGTGGAGACGGTTTGGTCATTGCTAGACATTTGCTGGAACACGGTTACAACGTAAAAGCTTTTGTTGTTAACTACAGTGATAAACGATCTAAAGATTTTCTTATTAATTATGATAGGTATAAAGAGCTTACTAATAAATGGCCAGAGCTTTTAAAATCTGAAGACGATTTTCCAGTACTAACTCATAATGATTTTATTGTTGACGCAATTTTTGGAATCGGTTTAAACAGGCCGTTAGTACCTTGGGTTGCCAATTTAGTAAAACATATTAATGCAAGTAGAGCGTTTACTTTAGCTATTGATGTGCCATCGGGTTTATTTGTTGATGAAGCTACAAAATCTTTAGATGAGGTTATAAAGGCAAATTTTACCATTGCTTTTCAAAGTGCTAAACTTCCATTTTTCTTAGCAGATACTGGTGCGTTTGTTGGTGACTTAGATGTTATAGATATTGGTTTAGATAGGCAGTACTTAATGGAGACGCCATCTCAAATGCAACTTATAAATAAAGCTGAAGCACAACAACTTTATAAACCACGACACAAGTTTTCTCATAAAGGGACATTTGGACACGTTTTAATTATTGGTGGTAGTTATGGTAAGATAGGAGCTACAGTACTAGCAACTAAAGCCTGCTTAAAATCTGGAGTAGGTATGGTAAGTGCCTTTATCCCAAGATGTGGTTATCAAGTATTACAGACCTCTGTTCCAGAAGCAATGGTATTTACAGATGCATCTGACTATGAGTTAACAGATATAGATTGCCCAACAGATATGACTGTTATCGGTTTTGGAATTGGGGCAGGAACTAGTGATAACACCATACAAGAATTTGAGCGTCTTTTAGAGAAAACAGAGCGCCCAATGGTAATAGATGCAGATGGTATAAATATGTTGTCTAAGAAAAATGAACTTTTACAACATATACCTAAAAAAAGTATTTTAACTCCACATCCTAAAGAATTAAAACGATTAATAGGAGAGTGGAATGATGATTTTGAAATGCTTGCCAAGGCAAAATCTTTTTCTAAAAAACACGATGTAATACTCGTTTGCAAAAATGCACATACAATAAGCGTTTATCACGATGATATTTATATTAACAATACAGGCAATCAAGGTATGGCAACTGCTGGTAGTGGTGATACGTTAACAGGTATGCTTTCTGGTTTAATAGCTCAAGATTATGATCCTGTTGTTGCAGCCGTTTTTGGAGTATATCTTCACGGAGCTGCTGGTGATATTGCAGTTAATAGAACAGGATTCCAAAGTTTAACAGCTTCAGATTTAATAGACACTTTAGGGATGGCTTATATAGATTTGTTTCAACAAGAAGCACCACAACAGCAAGACGCATAA
- the gcvT gene encoding glycine cleavage system aminomethyltransferase GcvT produces the protein MKNTALTSIHEALGAKMVPFAGYNMPVSYEGVTIEHETVRKDVGVFDVSHMGEFLISGPNALELIQKVSTNDASKLSDGKAQYSCLTNTEGGIVDDLIIYCLNPEKYLLVVNASNIEKDWDWISMHNTMEADMKDLSSEYSLLAIQGPKAVEAMQSLSPYDLSSIKFYNFVVEEFAGIENVIISATGYTGSGGFEIYCKNSEVEQVWNNVLEAGKEFGIKPIGLAARDTLRLEMGYCLYGNDIDDTTSPLEAGLGWITKFTKDFINSDALKAQKAEGPQRKLIAFEIEDRGIPRQGYDIVDEAGNTIGIVTSGTMSPSLNKGIGLGYVPSNISGFGEPIYIQIRKKAVKATIVKLPFYKG, from the coding sequence ATGAAAAATACAGCACTTACATCAATTCACGAAGCACTTGGCGCTAAAATGGTTCCGTTTGCAGGTTACAATATGCCAGTTTCTTATGAAGGCGTCACTATTGAACATGAAACTGTTAGAAAAGATGTTGGCGTTTTTGATGTTTCTCATATGGGTGAGTTTTTAATTTCTGGCCCAAATGCTTTGGAGTTAATACAAAAAGTAAGTACAAATGATGCCTCTAAACTTTCAGATGGTAAAGCACAATACAGCTGCCTTACAAATACAGAAGGTGGTATTGTAGACGATTTGATTATTTACTGTCTAAATCCAGAAAAGTATCTTTTAGTTGTTAATGCTTCAAACATAGAAAAAGATTGGGATTGGATCTCTATGCACAATACTATGGAAGCAGATATGAAAGATTTAAGCTCAGAATATTCATTACTTGCAATACAAGGTCCTAAGGCTGTTGAAGCTATGCAATCGTTATCACCATACGATTTAAGCAGTATAAAGTTTTACAATTTTGTGGTTGAAGAATTTGCAGGAATAGAGAATGTAATAATTAGTGCTACTGGGTATACTGGTAGTGGTGGTTTTGAGATTTACTGTAAGAATTCTGAAGTAGAACAAGTTTGGAATAATGTATTAGAAGCTGGTAAAGAATTTGGTATTAAGCCAATTGGTCTTGCTGCCAGAGACACCTTACGTCTTGAAATGGGATATTGCCTTTATGGTAATGATATAGATGATACCACATCACCACTTGAAGCAGGTTTAGGTTGGATTACTAAATTCACAAAAGACTTTATTAATAGTGATGCTCTTAAAGCTCAAAAAGCTGAAGGTCCACAACGCAAACTTATAGCGTTCGAGATTGAAGATAGAGGTATCCCAAGACAAGGTTACGATATTGTAGATGAAGCAGGAAATACAATTGGTATAGTAACATCTGGAACTATGTCTCCTTCTTTAAATAAAGGTATTGGTTTAGGTTATGTCCCTAGCAATATATCTGGATTTGGAGAACCTATTTACATTCAAATACGTAAGAAAGCTGTAAAGGCAACAATTGTAAAACTTCCGTTTTACAAGGGCTAA
- a CDS encoding 4a-hydroxytetrahydrobiopterin dehydratase, whose translation MKLTEQQIENALKELKGWEFGDDAIHTSFEFNNFKEAFSVMTRIAFEAEAQQHHPEWTNVYNELSITLSTHDAGGVTEKDIEMAKTIEDIIDAD comes from the coding sequence ATGAAACTTACAGAACAACAAATAGAAAACGCATTAAAAGAATTAAAAGGTTGGGAATTTGGAGATGATGCCATCCATACATCTTTTGAGTTTAATAATTTTAAAGAAGCTTTTAGTGTAATGACAAGAATAGCTTTTGAAGCAGAAGCACAACAACATCATCCAGAATGGACAAATGTTTATAATGAACTTTCTATAACGTTAAGTACACATGATGCTGGTGGCGTAACAGAAAAAGATATCGAGATGGCTAAAACCATTGAAGATATAATTGACGCAGACTAA
- a CDS encoding ATP-dependent Clp protease ATP-binding subunit — MDDNFSPRVKDVIAYSKEEALRLGHDFIGTEHLMLGLLRDGDGKAISILDALDVDLNHLRRKVEILSPANSNIATLSNEKKNLHLTRQAERALKTTFLEAKLFQSTSINTAHLLLCILRNENDPTTKLLNKLKVDYDGVKSQFKTMSTNDDDYIDPIKAESFSDDDSGDDETKDNPFENPSAKSGKKSKTPVLDNFGRDLTAMAEENKLDPVVGRGKEIERVSQILSRRKKNNPLLIGEPGVGKSAIAEGLALRIVQRKVSRILFDKRVVTLDLASLVAGTKYRGQFEERMKAVMNELEKNDDIILFIDEIHTIVGAGGATGSLDASNMFKPALARGEIQCIGATTLDEYRQYIEKDGALERRFQKVIVEPTNVEETIEILQNIKSKYEDHHNVTYTDEAIEACVTLTNRYMTDRFLPDKAIDALDEAGSRVHITNIDVPKQIIEIEKKLEEVRDLKNTVVKKQKYEEAAKLRDDEKNLEKELAIAQERWEEESKLHKEEVSEDNVADVVSMMSGIPVNRIAQTESKKLSKLPEQIKGKVIGQDEAVGKVVKAIQRNRAGLKDPNKPIGSFIFLGQTGVGKTQLAKVLAKELFDNEQSLIRIDMSEYMEKFAISRLVGAPPGYVGYEEGGQLTEKVRRKPYAVVLLDEIEKAHPDVFNILLQILDDGYITDSLGRKIDFRNTIIIMTSNIGARKLKDFGQGVGFGTSARKDQEDANARSVIENALKKAFAPEFLNRVDDVVVFNALEREDIHKIIDIELEKLYSRIGGLGYHLTLSDAAKDYISDKGFDKQYGARPLKRAIQKYIEDALAEEIINSSLSEGDKIFMDFDDDKKELSIKIEKPAEETES, encoded by the coding sequence ATGGATGATAATTTTTCACCAAGAGTAAAAGATGTAATAGCATACAGTAAAGAAGAAGCCTTAAGGTTAGGCCACGATTTTATTGGAACTGAACATCTTATGCTTGGATTATTGAGAGATGGCGACGGAAAAGCTATCTCTATATTAGATGCACTTGATGTAGATTTAAACCATTTACGCAGAAAGGTTGAAATATTGAGCCCAGCAAATTCAAATATTGCAACGCTCTCTAATGAAAAGAAAAATCTGCATTTAACTAGACAGGCAGAACGTGCTCTTAAAACAACATTTCTTGAAGCAAAATTGTTTCAGAGCACATCTATTAACACCGCTCATCTCTTATTATGTATTTTACGTAATGAAAATGACCCTACAACAAAGCTGCTTAATAAGCTAAAAGTAGATTATGATGGCGTTAAATCCCAATTTAAAACTATGTCGACAAATGATGATGACTATATAGACCCAATTAAGGCAGAATCTTTCTCTGATGATGATTCGGGCGATGATGAAACTAAGGACAATCCTTTTGAAAACCCTTCAGCTAAGTCTGGCAAAAAATCTAAAACTCCGGTATTAGATAATTTTGGTAGAGATCTTACAGCTATGGCAGAAGAGAATAAACTTGATCCTGTTGTTGGAAGAGGTAAAGAAATTGAGCGTGTGTCTCAAATTTTAAGCAGACGTAAGAAAAACAACCCATTACTAATAGGTGAACCTGGTGTTGGTAAAAGTGCCATTGCAGAAGGTTTAGCATTACGTATTGTACAACGAAAAGTGTCACGCATTTTGTTTGATAAGCGCGTGGTAACTCTTGATCTTGCAAGTTTAGTTGCAGGAACTAAATACAGAGGACAGTTTGAAGAGCGTATGAAAGCCGTAATGAATGAGCTAGAAAAGAATGATGACATTATTCTTTTTATAGATGAGATTCATACCATAGTTGGTGCTGGTGGCGCAACAGGTAGTTTAGATGCTAGTAATATGTTTAAACCTGCTTTAGCAAGAGGCGAAATACAATGTATTGGTGCTACTACTTTAGATGAGTACAGACAATATATTGAGAAAGATGGTGCTTTAGAACGCCGTTTTCAAAAAGTAATTGTAGAGCCTACTAACGTAGAGGAAACTATTGAGATACTACAGAATATTAAGAGTAAATATGAAGATCATCATAATGTAACTTATACAGATGAAGCTATTGAGGCGTGCGTAACACTTACCAATAGATATATGACAGACCGCTTCTTACCAGACAAAGCAATTGATGCTTTAGATGAGGCTGGTTCTCGTGTACACATTACTAATATAGATGTCCCAAAACAAATTATTGAGATTGAGAAAAAGCTAGAAGAAGTACGCGACTTAAAAAATACTGTGGTTAAAAAACAGAAGTATGAAGAAGCTGCTAAATTACGTGATGACGAAAAGAACCTAGAGAAAGAATTAGCTATAGCTCAAGAACGTTGGGAAGAAGAAAGTAAACTTCATAAAGAAGAAGTTAGTGAAGATAATGTTGCAGATGTTGTCTCTATGATGTCTGGCATACCAGTAAATAGAATTGCACAAACAGAAAGCAAGAAACTTTCAAAATTACCAGAGCAAATTAAAGGCAAAGTAATTGGACAAGATGAGGCTGTAGGAAAAGTTGTTAAAGCTATACAACGAAACCGTGCAGGATTAAAAGATCCTAACAAACCAATTGGGTCTTTTATCTTCTTAGGACAAACTGGAGTTGGTAAAACGCAATTAGCAAAAGTACTTGCCAAAGAATTGTTTGATAATGAACAATCGCTCATAAGAATAGATATGAGTGAGTATATGGAGAAATTTGCAATCTCGAGATTAGTTGGTGCGCCTCCAGGATATGTTGGTTATGAAGAAGGAGGACAACTTACAGAAAAAGTAAGACGTAAGCCATACGCTGTGGTATTACTAGATGAGATTGAAAAAGCACATCCAGATGTCTTTAATATTTTATTACAAATATTAGATGATGGCTATATAACAGATAGTCTAGGACGTAAAATAGATTTTAGAAATACTATAATTATAATGACATCTAACATTGGTGCAAGAAAGTTAAAAGACTTTGGCCAAGGTGTAGGGTTTGGAACTTCTGCAAGAAAAGATCAAGAAGATGCCAATGCAAGAAGTGTTATAGAAAATGCACTTAAGAAAGCCTTTGCACCAGAGTTTCTTAACCGTGTAGATGATGTTGTTGTCTTTAATGCATTAGAGCGTGAAGACATTCACAAGATTATAGATATTGAATTAGAGAAGTTATACTCTAGAATTGGCGGTTTAGGTTACCACTTAACTTTAAGTGATGCTGCAAAAGATTACATCTCCGATAAAGGATTTGATAAACAATATGGAGCAAGACCATTAAAACGTGCTATCCAGAAATATATTGAAGATGCATTAGCTGAAGAAATTATTAATTCTAGCTTGAGTGAAGGCGACAAGATTTTTATGGATTTTGACGACGATAAAAAAGAGCTTAGCATTAAAATTGAGAAGCCGGCTGAAGAGACAGAGTCTTAA
- a CDS encoding sugar nucleotide-binding protein codes for MLGGSGFLGNALYRELLPYFNTHATFYTDNATFESNFKFHQWDLESEDVSILLEQVKPNVIVSALRGSFDAQVHQHLSIIKYILKNPCKLIFLSSANVFDAFTNYPSYEYDKTLSESVYGRFKIKIENALLRLPNNKYNICRLPMVFGAKSPRLIELTEHYKNNVPFEVFPNVVINATTHKKLTQQLHYIINRNRKGVFHLGSKDLVHHDDLIQDICKELKFENPLLKSVYNSNEDRYLAVMPKDNLLPKNLQMTIQEVIKDSVIIS; via the coding sequence ATTCTTGGAGGCAGTGGCTTTTTAGGTAATGCGCTCTATAGGGAACTACTACCCTATTTTAATACGCATGCTACCTTTTATACAGACAATGCTACCTTTGAGTCTAACTTTAAATTTCACCAATGGGATTTAGAGTCTGAAGACGTATCAATATTATTAGAGCAGGTTAAACCAAATGTTATAGTTTCTGCATTAAGAGGTTCTTTTGATGCTCAGGTGCACCAACACTTGTCAATTATAAAATACATTTTAAAAAATCCTTGCAAACTTATTTTCTTATCGTCTGCTAATGTATTTGATGCCTTTACAAACTATCCGTCTTATGAATATGACAAAACATTATCTGAAAGTGTGTATGGTAGATTTAAAATTAAGATTGAAAATGCACTGTTAAGACTGCCAAATAATAAATATAATATCTGTAGGCTTCCTATGGTTTTTGGGGCAAAATCTCCACGATTAATAGAACTTACAGAGCATTATAAAAATAATGTCCCTTTTGAGGTATTTCCTAACGTAGTAATTAATGCTACTACCCACAAAAAGCTAACACAACAATTACACTATATAATTAATAGAAACCGTAAAGGAGTATTTCATTTGGGAAGTAAAGACTTAGTGCACCATGACGATTTAATACAGGATATTTGTAAAGAATTAAAGTTTGAAAACCCATTACTTAAAAGTGTATACAACTCAAATGAAGATCGTTATTTAGCTGTAATGCCAAAAGACAACCTATTGCCTAAAAATTTACAGATGACAATTCAGGAAGTTATTAAAGACTCTGTAATCATCTCGTAA
- a CDS encoding transglutaminase domain-containing protein, which translates to MSYLKPTYYFDFDNDLIQNLISEVKKDDSKNNQAIRIYTKIRDEWLYDPYHISFSKQKYRASHIAQKTTGNCVEKSILLIACLRALNIPARLHLGKVKNHIAVERLEEKFGTNELTPHGMVNVFLNNEWLKMSPAFNATLCEKFNVEPLEFDGYTNSYLQQYNTEGHLFMEYLEDYGHFNDVPLKFMIENLKTHYPHIFKTETHITEFKI; encoded by the coding sequence ATGTCCTATTTAAAACCTACTTACTATTTCGATTTTGATAATGACCTCATTCAAAACTTAATTTCTGAGGTAAAGAAGGACGATTCTAAAAATAATCAAGCCATTCGTATTTATACTAAGATAAGAGATGAGTGGTTGTATGATCCATATCATATTAGCTTTTCGAAACAAAAATATCGCGCAAGTCATATTGCTCAAAAAACAACAGGCAATTGTGTTGAAAAATCTATCTTGCTAATTGCTTGCTTAAGAGCTTTAAACATTCCCGCAAGATTACACTTAGGTAAGGTTAAAAATCATATTGCTGTGGAACGTTTAGAGGAAAAATTTGGTACCAATGAACTTACACCGCACGGTATGGTTAATGTTTTCCTTAATAATGAATGGTTAAAAATGTCTCCAGCATTTAATGCTACATTGTGTGAGAAATTTAACGTTGAACCTCTAGAGTTTGATGGGTACACTAATAGCTATTTACAACAATATAATACCGAAGGTCATTTGTTTATGGAATATTTAGAAGACTATGGTCATTTTAATGATGTTCCCTTAAAATTTATGATTGAAAACTTAAAAACTCACTATCCTCATATTTTTAAGACAGAAACACACATTACAGAATTTAAAATCTAA
- the hutH gene encoding histidine ammonia-lyase, translated as MRDTHYISSEVLTLNTIHTILFENKMLALSDEAKLNIEKARQYLDAKIEESNTPVYGINTGFGSLCNVSISNDKLSELQENLVKSHACGTGDLVQKDIIRLMLLLKIQSLSYGNSGVQLDTVLRLIDFFNEDILPVIFEQGSLGASGDLAPLAHLALPLLGLGEVWQDGKRVKAATVLETNNWEPIVLQSKEGLALLNGTQFMSAHGVYVLLQSYKMSYLADVISALSMDAFNCNLSPFDELVHFVRPHRGQIKTADRIREILEGSEIAEDEKASVQDPYSFRCVPQVHGATKDTINFVHKTFKTEINSVTDNPNIFVAEDKIISGGNFHGQPLALGMDFLAIALAELGNISERRVYQLVSGLRGLPDFLVDNPGLNSGFMIPQYTCASIVSQNKQLCTPSSVDSIVSSNGQEDHVSMGANAATKLLKVSNNLKTILAIELFNAAQALEFRKPLKTSKFLEQFVEAYREEVPFIKNDAIMSDYIETTVQFLHHFQVDSELLFE; from the coding sequence ATGCGAGATACTCATTACATTAGCTCAGAAGTACTGACATTAAATACAATTCATACTATATTATTCGAAAATAAAATGCTTGCTTTAAGTGATGAAGCAAAGTTAAATATAGAAAAGGCTAGGCAGTATTTAGATGCAAAGATAGAAGAGAGTAATACGCCTGTTTATGGTATTAATACTGGTTTTGGATCGCTGTGTAATGTTAGTATATCTAATGATAAGCTGTCAGAATTACAGGAAAACCTAGTAAAGTCTCACGCTTGCGGTACTGGAGATCTTGTACAAAAAGACATTATTAGATTAATGTTGCTTTTAAAAATACAATCGCTTAGCTACGGAAATTCTGGAGTGCAATTAGATACAGTATTAAGATTAATTGACTTCTTTAATGAAGATATCCTACCTGTCATATTTGAACAAGGATCATTAGGAGCTTCTGGAGATTTAGCTCCACTTGCACATTTAGCATTACCTCTTTTAGGTTTAGGTGAAGTTTGGCAAGATGGTAAAAGAGTTAAAGCGGCAACGGTATTAGAAACAAATAACTGGGAGCCCATAGTTTTGCAGTCTAAAGAAGGTTTAGCACTGCTAAATGGTACACAGTTTATGAGTGCTCATGGTGTTTATGTGCTGCTACAGTCTTATAAGATGAGTTACTTAGCAGATGTTATAAGCGCATTATCTATGGATGCATTTAATTGCAATTTATCACCGTTTGATGAGCTGGTACATTTTGTAAGACCGCATAGAGGACAAATTAAAACTGCAGACAGAATTAGAGAGATTCTTGAAGGTAGTGAAATTGCTGAAGATGAAAAGGCAAGTGTACAAGATCCATATTCTTTTAGATGCGTTCCACAAGTACACGGTGCAACCAAGGATACAATAAACTTTGTACATAAAACATTTAAGACCGAAATTAATAGTGTAACAGATAATCCAAACATATTTGTTGCAGAAGATAAAATTATTTCTGGCGGAAATTTTCACGGTCAGCCATTAGCTTTGGGAATGGATTTTCTTGCAATTGCTTTGGCAGAGTTAGGAAATATTTCAGAACGTAGAGTATATCAACTTGTATCTGGATTACGCGGCTTACCAGATTTCTTAGTAGACAATCCAGGCTTAAATAGCGGATTTATGATACCTCAATATACTTGTGCAAGTATAGTTAGCCAAAATAAACAATTATGTACGCCAAGTAGTGTAGACTCTATTGTCTCGTCTAATGGTCAAGAAGATCACGTTAGTATGGGAGCTAATGCTGCTACTAAACTTTTAAAGGTATCTAATAATTTAAAAACAATATTGGCTATTGAATTATTTAATGCTGCTCAAGCTTTAGAATTTAGAAAGCCACTTAAGACCTCTAAATTTTTAGAACAATTTGTTGAAGCATATAGGGAAGAAGTTCCTTTTATTAAGAATGATGCTATTATGTCTGATTATATTGAAACAACAGTACAGTTTTTACATCACTTTCAAGTAGATAGTGAACTACTATTTGAATAG